The Bacteroidota bacterium genome includes the window AAAAGGAGTGAAAATACATTTAACAGATTTACAATTCCCTCCGGATTTATATAAGACATTCGATATTCGGGATCATTCAGTCTCATATGAGTCAGATAGATTGCTATCAAACTGGGTATTATAAAAAACGAATATAGTATATAGAGAGAATACTTGTACTTAAGCAACACGCTTTTATGCGGAAACACAAGGAAAAAATGAACAAAGATTCCGGCTGTGGCACAACTTATTATCAACCAGGGATAATAATACAAAACCGGGACCGAAAAATTGGGATTCAGGTAGAGCAGATGATCTATAAATGCCCCCCTGCTGGCATATATTGTCCCAAATACACCGATAAGATAAAACAGAGTTTGAACAAGTCCGTAAGGGTTGGAAAAGATTACAAGATAACCTACCATCAGCCAGACAAAATAGAAAATTGCATAATAGAGATCGGGATAACTGATAAGTTTTTTCACGAACACCTTGGTCGTAAAAACCTTGTCACCCCTTTTTATCGTATATTCAGCGTATTGTCCGTAGTCCAGCTTATTAAGAATCTGTTGAGCGTTGTAAGTATCGTAAACAGGTTGTCCGTTAAGCTTCAGAAGTACATCCTCGTTCTTGATACCTGCGAGGTCAACAACACCTCCGGGCTTCACATCCCTGATATAGATCACCCAGTTACCGTTTTTCCCTTTACCGGCATACCACAGGCATTCATCGTTGGAGGTGGTGTTCACAAAAATTAGTTGATAAATACTCAACAGACCAAGCAGGGCAACCAGCAGGGTTGCAGCATTTATTATAAACTTTCGTTCAAAAAAGAGGCTGTTTATCTTCACTTCTTTTTTACCTTTATCACTATAATGGTGATATCATCAGACTGAAAGGCACCGTTTGCAAAGTCATAGACCGAATGACGAATCCTGTCGAGGATCTCAACCGCGGGAAGTGCAGCAGACTCCCTGACCAGCAATTCGAGAGTTTCATCGCTGAATTCCTCATCCTCCGGGCTCTTCGCTTCCGTAACCCCGTCTGTAAACAAAACTAAAAGATCGTCTTCGTGAAGCTGAATCGTCTCGGTGAGATACGGGGTAAAAGTCGGCATGACACCAAGAATGATACCTCCCTTGTCGAGATAGGTTATCTCGCCGCCTCTGACAAGAAGCGGGGGATTGTGACCGGCATTCACATACGAAAACTCCAGATTACTGTTATCGAGGATCCCCCAAAAGAATGTAATAAATTTTCCGTCGGAGGTATTGTCCGCCACCAGATTATTTATCGTGCCTGTGGCATCATCGATGGCAACATTCTGGGTACAAATCGATTTCAAAAACGCCTGCAGATTTGCCATCAGAAGTGCGGCAGGAACTCCCTTCCCTGATACATCCCCGATTGCAACAAAATATTTATGCTGATCCTTTTTAATTATATCATAATAATCGCCACCGACCTGTTTTGAAGATATCGATGTGGCTGCAATCTCAAATGCCGGCATGGATGGAATCTCTTTAGGCAAAAGATTTTTTTGGATGTCTTTTGCGAGCTCAAGCTCTTCTTCAAGTTTTTGCTTTTCAAGTGCTTCCCGGAAAAGTCTTTTGTTCTCCAAAGATATTATTGCAAGACTGCCAATAGAGTAGATAAATTCTATGTCAGTTTCGAGAAACAACTGCTGGTTCGCCCTTTTACCGAGCAGGATAAGCCCCTTTGCTTCATTTTGAATCTTCATCGGGACAACAATCTCAACTTTGAGTGATGCCAGGTCAGGATGAAGTTTATCTATTTCGTCACCGAGGTAGTGGGTGTCGATACTTTTAAGAGCGAGTGAATCTGCGATATCCTTCAATTTCCCCTTGGAAATGGTGGAATCAAGTATTTTCGCCTTCCTCTCTTCAAAAATAATTATGGCATAAACGGAGGAGAGAAAATGCCCGAGAAGAGAGTAGGCAAGAAGCTTGCTGATGCGTGACTCCTCGGTAAGAAGTCCAAATTCCTTGCCGAGTTCAAATAGTGAACTGAGTCTGTTAATCCTCGAATCGAGGTTACGGTTCACCTGTTTAAGTTCTGTTATGTTAAGTGAATTTTCTATTGCTGTGGCGGCAATGTTCAGGATTGTTCTTATAAAATCAATTTCATCGCTATTATAAGGCTGTTTGGTAATCTTTTCGCCTAATGCGATGTAGCCAAGCTCTTTCCGCGAGGAAGAGATTTTCTCGACCACTGAAACACCGAGTTTTGAGAAGTACCCATCCTCAACGAGTCGATCTGAGAACCGGTGGCCTGCGGAATTAAATTCCTCCACCAGCAGATGTGAAATTCCTTTTGCGGTTTTTATCTGCGCTGTTCCGTTTTCTTCGATAAGCACAAAACCTTTGGTCGTCAGGAATTTGCCAAGACAACTGAAAAGAAGGTTGTTCAGCGTAAAATCGAGATCAAGACTCGAGTTCACTATCCGGCTGAACTCCACAAGAGCAGAGAGATTTCGCTGGAGTTTAAGTGTTTCAGTATCGGGCATCTTTAAAAAATCTTCTTCTTTAGAACAAGTTTATTGTACTCACCGGTCACCGAGAAATAATCGACTTCATCCATCAATATTTTCATAAGATGGATTCCGAGACCGCCCCGCTTTTTCTCCTTAAGATATGCAACCATATCAGGATACTTCACCGAGGAGGGGTTAAATCCCGTTCCGTGGTCGGTAAGAATTATCGTGCATTCGTTTTCATCACAGATGAAGGTAACCACAATTTCACCTTCCGGGCTGTTTTTGTACGCATGCCTGATAATATTTGAAGATGCTTCATCAACTGCAAGAATTAACTTGTCAACGACATCCTTGCTGATACTGAAATGCCGTGCGGAATTACCCACGAACTCCCGAATCAGCGCAAGGTTTTCGGTGCTGCTCTTAACTCTCAACTCCAGGTTGTTAGCATTGTTGTTATTCACTTTGGTCAGGCACCTTGTTGTTTAAATTTTGTGAGAGCCCCGTCGACATCAGGAAGAATATCGTAGAGAAGGGGGAATCCCAAAAGATCAAAAATACTGTAAACTGTGGGTTTCATGTTGGCGAGTTTAATGTCGCCTCCATTCTCGCGCATAGTCTCAATGTAAGCCATAAATACACCGAGCCCGGCGCTTGAAATATATTCAAGGTCCTGAAAATTGACAACCACTTTATACTTGCTTTTGTCAATCAGTCCGGTGAACGCCGATTCCAATTCAGGCGCCGTATGAGCGTCAAGATAACCGGTGAGTTCAATAATACTGCACTCACTTGCCTCTTTTAAATTGGTTTTAAATTCTGCCATTATTGTTTCTCCGTTTTAATTCTTTTCAGGATCACAAGTGTAATATCATCATGCTGTGGTTTTGATCCTGCAAATTCAGTTAAATCTTTTACTATCCGGGAAGCGAGATTGTTCACACTTCCGTTATTCTCTGATAGAACAAGAGATTTTAGCCTCTCTGTTCCGAAATCTTTCATAATTTCATTTTTCATTTCATTAACCCCGTCGGTGAAGAGAACGATCTGCTCTCCCTCGCTCAGGACGAAACACTCTTCAACAAGTTTTTCCTCGAAAAGCCCCGTAAAATTCATTCCAAGACCAAAACCCTGAGGAACTCTCTCCGTGATACCGGTGTCCGATTTGTGCAATACAGGACAATGCCCTGCCCTCGCAATTGTAAACTCCCCTGTTTCCGGATTGAAAATTCCGTAAACAGCGGTGATAAACACCCTTCTGTCCAGAACTTTCTGTAAAACTTTGTTTGCCTCCACCAGAATCTCTTTGGGAGTAAATTTCATCGTTGCAAAAGATTCGAGTATCCCTTTTAGTTCTGCCATCACAAAAGCTGCCGAAATCCCTTTCCCCGAAACATCCGCAATTACAAATCCTGTCATTCCGTTTGGAAGTGAAAAGAAATCATAATAGTCACCCCCAACTTCGAATGCCGGTATAAAAACAGCGGCTATTTCGTAACCCTTTATTACCGGAAGTGAAGCCGGAAGAATCTTTTGCTGCATCTCCCTTGCAACATCGAATTCTTTTTCCAGTCTTTCTTTTTCGATTGACTCCTGTAGCAGATATGAGTTCTCGATCGCGACCGATGCATAATCTGCAAAAGTCTGAATTATGTTTCTCTCCTCATCGTCATACTCGACTGCATCTTTTTTCAGCAGAATGAGCATTCCGTGTGTCCTCGAATATGAAATCATCGGCACTACATACACGAAAGAATATTGCTCATCAGTCATTTCGCTACGGTAAAACTCCTTCAGGTCGAGCATCAGGATCCTTTTTACCGTGGTCAAATCATGTTTTGAGGTGAGGAAAGCAGTCACTTTCTCCGCCGTCACAAATCCTGTTCCCTTTATTCCTTCGGTGCGGTTTTTATCACCAAAAAGGAAAAGCCACGAAGCATTCGCGCCTGAAACATCCAGTGCCAGATCTGAAATGGTATCGGATAACTCCTTCGCATCAAAAACCTGGTTTATCAGTTTACTGAAATACTGAAGTGACGATATCTCCTTTGTCCGCCTGTCAAACGCTTCCGCTGTAGGAAGGTGGAACAAAGTAGTAAAAAATAAAACGCCAAAATAAATTATTCCATAAACGGTTATTAGATTATTGAAACGGTAAAAAGCATGTGAAAAACCGGAGAGTAAATTGTTGAATCCCGACTGGTCAGAAGACACCGAAAGATAAATTATCAACA containing:
- a CDS encoding SpoIIE family protein phosphatase, whose translation is MPDTETLKLQRNLSALVEFSRIVNSSLDLDFTLNNLLFSCLGKFLTTKGFVLIEENGTAQIKTAKGISHLLVEEFNSAGHRFSDRLVEDGYFSKLGVSVVEKISSSRKELGYIALGEKITKQPYNSDEIDFIRTILNIAATAIENSLNITELKQVNRNLDSRINRLSSLFELGKEFGLLTEESRISKLLAYSLLGHFLSSVYAIIIFEERKAKILDSTISKGKLKDIADSLALKSIDTHYLGDEIDKLHPDLASLKVEIVVPMKIQNEAKGLILLGKRANQQLFLETDIEFIYSIGSLAIISLENKRLFREALEKQKLEEELELAKDIQKNLLPKEIPSMPAFEIAATSISSKQVGGDYYDIIKKDQHKYFVAIGDVSGKGVPAALLMANLQAFLKSICTQNVAIDDATGTINNLVADNTSDGKFITFFWGILDNSNLEFSYVNAGHNPPLLVRGGEITYLDKGGIILGVMPTFTPYLTETIQLHEDDLLVLFTDGVTEAKSPEDEEFSDETLELLVRESAALPAVEILDRIRHSVYDFANGAFQSDDITIIVIKVKKK
- a CDS encoding ATP-binding protein translates to MNNNNANNLELRVKSSTENLALIREFVGNSARHFSISKDVVDKLILAVDEASSNIIRHAYKNSPEGEIVVTFICDENECTIILTDHGTGFNPSSVKYPDMVAYLKEKKRGGLGIHLMKILMDEVDYFSVTGEYNKLVLKKKIF
- a CDS encoding STAS domain-containing protein is translated as MAEFKTNLKEASECSIIELTGYLDAHTAPELESAFTGLIDKSKYKVVVNFQDLEYISSAGLGVFMAYIETMRENGGDIKLANMKPTVYSIFDLLGFPLLYDILPDVDGALTKFKQQGA
- a CDS encoding SpoIIE family protein phosphatase; this translates as MQIPPLFNRFLLPGVIGFVVLSIFRTFFISGDSFGTVLLLEFGSVAILFVLISESIKLTSSYKAAPTWLVTALLVLTFIGIFLKLLYNSIDSLFPIASVSYEKLIGLDVLPLVLILHTTTIIISVASLVIFRHLFFLKQSKNLNIYFNAMLIFIALTVATSFTSEKRFTDYEFIQITFYVVATILMFMNSLKISWIAFLKKRQKRQLLLISVMMIALLIIYLSVSSDQSGFNNLLSGFSHAFYRFNNLITVYGIIYFGVLFFTTLFHLPTAEAFDRRTKEISSLQYFSKLINQVFDAKELSDTISDLALDVSGANASWLFLFGDKNRTEGIKGTGFVTAEKVTAFLTSKHDLTTVKRILMLDLKEFYRSEMTDEQYSFVYVVPMISYSRTHGMLILLKKDAVEYDDEERNIIQTFADYASVAIENSYLLQESIEKERLEKEFDVAREMQQKILPASLPVIKGYEIAAVFIPAFEVGGDYYDFFSLPNGMTGFVIADVSGKGISAAFVMAELKGILESFATMKFTPKEILVEANKVLQKVLDRRVFITAVYGIFNPETGEFTIARAGHCPVLHKSDTGITERVPQGFGLGMNFTGLFEEKLVEECFVLSEGEQIVLFTDGVNEMKNEIMKDFGTERLKSLVLSENNGSVNNLASRIVKDLTEFAGSKPQHDDITLVILKRIKTEKQ